A genomic window from Quercus lobata isolate SW786 chromosome 10, ValleyOak3.0 Primary Assembly, whole genome shotgun sequence includes:
- the LOC115964189 gene encoding carbonic anhydrase 2-like, whose amino-acid sequence MGSLEEAIEGLKKFLSNKDDVAVAQIEKLITGLQETDLNEFDPVKRIIEGFQHFKINKFDKHPELYEKLAEDQWPKFLVFACSDSRVCPSHILDFQPGEAFMVRNIANMVPAFDKLKYSGVGAAIEYAVLELEVQNILVIGHSRCGGINRLMTHPEDSSAPFDFIDEWVKIGLPAKVKVQAEFGDLPLEVQCKHCEKESVKLSLCNLETYPYVQMGLANKKLRLMGGYYDFVHGKFELLEFEPRFRHLFST is encoded by the exons ATGGGGTCATTGGAGGAAGCCATTGAAGGATTGAAGAAGTTTCTCAG TAACAAGGATGATGTGGCGGTTGCACAAATTGAGAAGTTGATAACCGGATTGCAAGAGACAGATCTCAATGAATTTGACCCAGTTAAAAGGATTATAGAAGGGTTTCAACACTTCAAGATCAACAAATTTGA TAAGCATCCTGAATTGTACGAGAAACTTGCTGAAGACCAGTGGCCCAAG TTTTTGGTATTTGCATGCTCAGACTCTAGGGTGTGTCCCTCTCATATCCTGGACTTTCAACCTGGAGAAGCCTTCATGGTTCGCAACATTGCTAACATGGTTCCTGCATTTGACAAG CTGAAATACTCTGGAGTTGGTGCAGCCATTGAATATGCTGTCTTAGAACTTGAG GTACAAAATATCCTGGTCATTGGACACAGTCGATGTGGTGGGATAAATAGGCTTATGACTCATCCTGAGGACAGTTCTGCTCCTTT TGACTTCATAGATGAGTGGGTCAAAATAGGATTACCTGCAAAGGTCAAGGTCCAAGCAGAGTTTGGTGACTTGCCATTGGAGGTTCAATGTAAACATTGTGAAAAG GAATCAGTGAAGTTATCACTGTGTAACTTAGAAACTTATCCATATGTTCAAATGGGGTTGGCAAACAAGAAGCTGAGGTTGATGGGTGGCTACTATGATTTTGTTCATGGAAAATTTGAGCTCTTGGAGTTTGAGCCTCGCTTTCGCCATCTCTTCTCCACATGA